From one Lotus japonicus ecotype B-129 chromosome 3, LjGifu_v1.2 genomic stretch:
- the LOC130744105 gene encoding homeobox-leucine zipper protein HDG1-like has translation MVIGAFSFPFSLADFSVYSSGFGGCVSDGMSCGTVAEGMVARSVEAPKLPKWRGRPIKISIWPQFQGKQRCLLVPVGARGRSRYQLWSLSYVLFQQGKMEGNSEMRNSDYQNRNGRDISKGAFDDNLHAGGGQLRKRKRFSPQQIKELEDVFKKTSYPNEIERSDLSNRLGLEKKSVAFWFQNRRAKSKKENLLLENEKLRAENRVLKQAIADSTLNNCDGPIIFSKHSNSM, from the exons ATGGTAATTGGGGCTTTTTCTTTCCCATTTTCCCTTGCTGATTTTTCTGTGTATTCTTCTGGTTTTGGTGGGTGTGTTTCTGATGGTATGTCTTGTGGAACGGTTGCTGAGGGTATGGTTGCTAGGTCTGTAGAAGCTCCCAAGCTTCCTAAGTGGCGAGGCCGCCCTATCAAGATTTCGATTTGGCCCCAGTTTCAGGGGAAGCAGCGTTGCCTTCTTGTCCCCGTGGGCGCCCGAGGAAGAAGCAGATATCAGTTGTGGAGCCTGAGCTATGTTCTTTTTCAG CAAGGGAAAATGGAGGGCAACAGTGAAATGAGGAACAGCGATTACCAAAATAGGAATGGACGTGATATCTCCAAAGGAGCATTTGATGATAATCTACATGCAGGTGGTGGCCAGCTCCGAAAAAGGAAGAGATTCTCTCCTCAACAAATTAAGGAGCTTGAAGA TGTGTTCAAGAAGACTTCTTATCCTAATGAGATTGAAAGATCAGATCTTAGTAATAGACTTGGCTTGGAGAAAAAGAGCGTTGCGTTCTGGTTTCAGAATAGAAGAGCCAAATCGAAG AAGGAAAATTTATTGTTGGAGAATGAGAAGCTCCGGGCAGAAAATCGTGTGCTGAAGCAAGCCATAGCTGATTCAACTCTCAACAACTGTGATGGCCCGATAATATTTAGTAAGCACTCAAATTCAATGTAA